AACCCGACCCGTGCAACGCCAGTGCATCAGGTAATTACCGATAAACCAGTGATCAAGGTGCCGGGTTGCCCGCCGATTCCGGAAGTAATGGCGGCTGTGATTACCTATATGGTGACATTTGACCGGATTCCGGAACTAGACCGTCAAGGACGTCCGAAGATGTTCTACGGCCAGCGGATTCATGACAAGTGCTATCGCCGTCCACATTTTGATGCGGGGCAGTTTGTGGAATCTTGGGATGATGAAGGCGCGCGCAAGGGATATTGCCTTTATAAAGTGGGCTGTAAAGGGCCAACCACTTATAACGCGTGTTCGACTGTGCGTTGGAATGGTGGCGTTTCTTTCCCGATTCAGTCTGGTCATGGCTGTATTGGTTGTTCGGAAGAGGGTTTCTGGGACAAAGGGTCTTTCTATGACCGTGTAACGAATATTCCTCAGTTTGGTGTGGAAGCGAACGCAGACAAGATTGGCTTTGCGGTAGCGGGAACAGCAGGAGCGGCGATTGCTGCGCATGCGGCGGTCAGTGCGATTAAGAGCACGATCCTAAGAAAACAGGATTTAAAACCGATCGATAAAGATGCGGATGACCAGCCAAACAATAAAGCGCAGGAGAAAGTCTGATGGCTTACCAGACTCAAGGTTTTACCCTAGATAACAGTGGCCGCCGTGTGGTGGTGGATCCGGTAACGCGGATTGAAGGACATTTACGTTGTGAAGTGAACATTGATAGTAATAATGTGATTACCAATGCGGTCTCGACCGGCACGATGTGGCGTGGTTTAGAGGTGATTTTAAAAGGCCGAGATCCGCGCGATGCATGGGCGTTTGTGGAGCGAATTTGCGGGGTTTGTACCGGTACGCACGCGCTGACCTCGGTACGGGCGGTGGAAGACGCGTTAAAGATCGAGATTCCGGATAACGCGAACCTGATCCGTAACATGATGCAAGCCGCGTTGTATGTGCATGACCATTTGGTGCACTTCTACCACTTGCACGCTTTGGATTGGGTGGATGTGGTGTCTGCATTAAAGGCCGATCCGAAAAAAACCTCTGAATTAGCGCAAAGTATTTCTTCTTGGGCAATGTCTAGCCCAGGGTATTTCCGTGATTTGCAATCTCGCCTGAAGCGCTTTGTGGAAAGTGGCCAATTGGGCCCATTCCGCAATGGTTATTGGGGCCACCCTGCGATGAAGTTGCCGCCAGAGGCCAATCTAATGGCGGTGGCGCATTATCTGGAGGCGTTGGATTTCCAGAAAGAAATCGTCAAGATTCACACCATTTTTGGTGGTAAGAACCCGCATCCAAACTGGTTGGTGGGCGGCATGCCGTGCGCGATTAATGTGGATGATGTGGGGGCGGTTGGCGCAATCAATATGGAACGGCTGAATTTGGTGAAGTCGATTATTGATCGAACCATCGAATTCTGTGAGCAAGTGTATGTGCCGGATGTCATCTCTATTGCGTCTTTCTACCCGGATTGGTTCAAAATTGGTGGCGGGTTGGCTTCGCAAAGCGTGATGTCTTATGGCGATTTCCCGGATAAGGCGAATGACTATAGCGAGAGCAATTTGCTATTGCCACGCGGCGCGATTGTGAATGGTAAGTTTTCTGAAATTCACCCCATCGATTTGTATGCCCCTGATGAGATTCAGGAATTTGTGGCGCATTCTTGGTATACCTATGGGGATGACAACAATAAAGGTCTGCATCCGTTTGATGGGATTACCGAGCCGAAGTTTGAGTTGGGCGCGAACCACAAGGGGACAAAAACCAAGATTGAACAGCTAGATGAATCGGCTAAGTATTCCTGGATCAAGTCGCCTCGTTGGAAGGGGCATGCCATGGAGGTAGGGCCATTAGCGCGTTACCTGATTGGTTATCATCAGAATAAGGCTGAGTTTAAAGAGCCGGTGGATGCACTCTTGAAGCAATTGAATGCACCGATTGATGTGTTGTTCTCTACCGTTGGCCGTACCGCAGCCCGAGCGCTGGAATCGGTTTGGGCGGCGCGCAAGATGAGCGATTTTTATGATCGTCTGATTGCGAATATCAAGGTGGGTAATACCGCGACTGCCAACGTGGACAAGTGGGACCCTTCTACTTGGCCTGCAGAAGTAAAAGGGGTGGGCTTTACCGAGGCGCCGCGTGGTGCTTTGGGCCACTGGCTAAAAATTAAAAATACCCGCATCGATAGCTACCAATGTGTAGTGCCGACAACCTGGAATGCTGGCCCACGTGATGCCAAAGGGCAGATTGGTGCGTATGAAGCATCGCTAATGAATACCAAGCTGGCGGTGCCGGATCA
The genomic region above belongs to Leeia speluncae and contains:
- a CDS encoding hydrogenase small subunit, producing the protein METFYQAMRRQGITRRSFLKFCSLTATSLGLGSAFVPRIAQALETKPRVPVIWLHGLECTCCTESFIRSAHPLAKDAILSLISLDYDDTIMAAAGHQAEAILDDIIKNYKGNYIVAVEGNPPLNEDGMFCFPGGEPFVEKLRRVSADAKALIAWGSCASWGCVQAAKPNPTRATPVHQVITDKPVIKVPGCPPIPEVMAAVITYMVTFDRIPELDRQGRPKMFYGQRIHDKCYRRPHFDAGQFVESWDDEGARKGYCLYKVGCKGPTTYNACSTVRWNGGVSFPIQSGHGCIGCSEEGFWDKGSFYDRVTNIPQFGVEANADKIGFAVAGTAGAAIAAHAAVSAIKSTILRKQDLKPIDKDADDQPNNKAQEKV
- a CDS encoding nickel-dependent hydrogenase large subunit, which produces MAYQTQGFTLDNSGRRVVVDPVTRIEGHLRCEVNIDSNNVITNAVSTGTMWRGLEVILKGRDPRDAWAFVERICGVCTGTHALTSVRAVEDALKIEIPDNANLIRNMMQAALYVHDHLVHFYHLHALDWVDVVSALKADPKKTSELAQSISSWAMSSPGYFRDLQSRLKRFVESGQLGPFRNGYWGHPAMKLPPEANLMAVAHYLEALDFQKEIVKIHTIFGGKNPHPNWLVGGMPCAINVDDVGAVGAINMERLNLVKSIIDRTIEFCEQVYVPDVISIASFYPDWFKIGGGLASQSVMSYGDFPDKANDYSESNLLLPRGAIVNGKFSEIHPIDLYAPDEIQEFVAHSWYTYGDDNNKGLHPFDGITEPKFELGANHKGTKTKIEQLDESAKYSWIKSPRWKGHAMEVGPLARYLIGYHQNKAEFKEPVDALLKQLNAPIDVLFSTVGRTAARALESVWAARKMSDFYDRLIANIKVGNTATANVDKWDPSTWPAEVKGVGFTEAPRGALGHWLKIKNTRIDSYQCVVPTTWNAGPRDAKGQIGAYEASLMNTKLAVPDQPLEILRTLHSFDPCLACSTHVIGQDGGELVNVKVR